The segment ATTTCGATTAAACCTTAAGAATAAATTAAAGCCTAATTGCTGCTCTAGGTTTTTTATTCGATGGCTAACAGCACTTTGGGTCAAGTGAAGTTCCTTGGCTGCTAGGGTGAAGCTCATATGCTTAGCTGTACAAGCAAAGCAGTGGAGATTGGCAAGTATGGTGGCATTCAAAGGGCTGACTTTCTCATTAATCATATTAATCCGTAGATTGAAATTTCTTGCTTGTGATCATAAATAGGTATTTGTTGTAATGATACCTTTCTTACACCTAGTTAAAAAAGCCGATAAAAAGTTTAATTTATACCCAAAACGTAGGCTATCTATTATCGTTAATAAAGCACTAAGGTTTCATATGTTAACTCAAACACTGCCTCGCACATCTCTTGGTTTTTTCCCAACACCTGTTGTTGAATTAAAGCAGCTCAGTAACCAGTTAAAGGGGCCTCGAATTTTTATTAAACGAGATGATCAGACTGGGTTAGCGCTGGGAGGTAATAAAACTCGAAAACTGGAGTATCTCGTTGCGGATGCGTTGCAACAAGGCTGTGACACTCTGGTCACTGCAGGTGCTCCTCAGTCCAACCACTGTCGTCAAACGGCAGCTGCAGCAGCATTAATGGGGTTGGATTGCCATTTGGTGCTAGGAGGAGAGGCGACCAGCAAGGTAAATGGTAACTTATTGTTGGATCGATTATTGGGTGCCAATATTCATTGGTCTGGTGAGCAGCGCAAAGGTGAGCAAATTCCTCAAATAATTGACGCATTAACAAAACAGGGAAAAAAACCTTATGAGATTCCATATGGTGGGTCTAATGCTGTCGGTGCTGCCGCCTTTGTTTTTGCTGTAGAAGAGTTATCCCAACAACAGTGTAATCTTGATATTGAGTTTGACCATATTGTATTTGCTTCCAGTTCAGGGGGAACTCATGCAGGGTTAACGGTAGGGAAGTCACTGTTACAACTGAATACACAAATCATCGGTATTGGTATTGATAAAGGAGAGGCTGGTGAATTGCCTTATACAACTTATTTAACCCAACTCAGCAATGAAACTCATGCCCTTGTTTCGAAGGAGCAAGCCCATTACACGGAGTCAGATTTTTTCTTGAATACCAATTATCAGGGAGCAGGTTATGGCGTAGTGGGTGATTTAGAAAGAGATGCTATTCAGCTAGTAGCCCAAACGGAAGGCATTTTATTAGACCCTGTTTATACTGGGCGAGCAATGGGCGCATTAATTGATATGATTCGAAATAAACAGTTTGACCAACAACAAACCGTCTTATTTTGGCATACAGGTGGTGCACCGGCTTTATTTGATTATGCCGATGAGCTTACTAGAGATGCCCTTTAGTGATCCAAGTAAAAATACACCAACTGAATAACGGAGTTTGTTTTCATATTCAGTTATTCAGATGGCAAATAAATCCATATGATTAACAACAGCCGCTGGTTGTAGATACACAACAACTGGATTGTTTTTTACTAGCGTTTTTTGGCTCATCGTTATTGGATTGCCCATGATAGGTAGCAATGGTTTCCATAGAGTGAAATGCTTCCCAGGCAATACCGTCGGGGTCCGTTGTCCAGTATTTATTGGATCGTGCGTAACAGCAATGAGTATCTTGTTGGGCAGCAATGGGTTGGTTAGCTAATTCCATTGCCGTTTTTATCTTTTCCAGTCCTTCATTGTTTGTCACCTGAAGGCCTAAATGATCTACACCAAACTGTTGGCTGTGATTTGATATGGCGAAATTAACAAATGGATCATCCAATTGCCATTTAGCATAGTCTGCCTTTAGAACCGTCGGCTCAGACTCAAACAACTGACTGTAGAATTGAACACTTTGCTGTAGGTTTTTCACATTGAGGTGAATATGTAATCGTTTCATGGTTTATTCTCCTTTTTTATTTAATATGGATATATGTAATTCCATATATTTAAAGACTCAAAAATACAAAGTTTTTATAACGATTATTCCATATCAAACAATGAATTTACTTACTCCTTTCCTTTTTAGAAACTGTCGCGAAAATAAGTCTAGTGTCCGATATGGAGTAGTAGGCTATTCCTCGCCTTTAGAGCTAAAGCTGTTCCCGACAGCAGCGATTGAATACCCTGCCACCCCATATCCGCTAGCTTTTTGCATAGGGAGATGCACAACATTTAGCCCTTAGCGCAACCTGTTTAAAACCTGGGTCTTTATTAAACACAGGTTTTAAGCCAGCGATGATGTTACTCATCCAGCCAGGCATTAAGGGGTTGAGTGCATAATAGACCCACTGCCCACGCCGCTCATCCACGACCAAGCCACAACTTCTTAATTGGGCGAGGTGACGGCTGACCTTAGGCTGAGAGATGTTGATTGCTGCAGCTAAATCACATACACAAAGTGACTCATGGCTGCACAGCAACATCAGGCACTGCAGTCGCGTATCATCAGATAAACATTTAAAAAAAAGCGAAGGTTTATTAGTCATTGGTTACTGAACCGCTTTTCTGGCACTCAATTATTAAGAGGGTATTTATCTGTATATATGGATAAGCATATATACAGTTTAAACAATGTGCAAGTTTTTATTCAATAAACTATGCTTTAGGTACCGTTTGAGGTGATAACTTAAGCTGTAACATTTTTTTGAAAATATCAATTGGGTTTTGTCCAGCCATTAATTTATTTGGTGGGATACGAAAGTCATACAATGGTATGGCTAATACTGTAGCAAGCAATAAGCCGCATAAGGACTGAAACCCCATCCAGGCATACTCCCATTATTGACTGATTCTTAATCAGCTTAGATGCTGGACTATCTTTCACGCAACGATTAAGGCATCTAATGCCACTACTCCTTGTTGATTAACCACGACCGGGTTGATATCAATTTCTTTGACTTGTCCTGCGAGTTGATTGACTAATTGACAGAATTGGTAAATAGCGTCTATTAAAGCGTCAATATTAGCGGATTGATTACCGCGAACACCAGTTAAAATGCGATAGCTTTTCAGCTGGGTTAATTTATGTTTTATCTCGGCTGGTGAGGCGGAAGGTAATAAGAACATTTTATCATTTAAATATTCAGCCAAAATGCCCCCAGCACCAATAATGATGATAGGGCCAAAGGTGTCATCAGTTTTCATACCAAAAATCAGCTCGTGATCAAAAGACTGCATAGGCTGAATCAGTGCGTCAGGCCCTAATTGGGTTGATAACTGCTGATAGGCAGTAAGTAATGCATTCATATCCTTTAAATTAAGGATAACCCCACCAACATCAGCTTTATGCAGAACACCAGGCATAGCGGTTTTTAACACCACGGGAAACGGTAGTTGGTGCTGTAAGTTTCGTATTGCTTGAACATTATTGATGGCATAACTGATATTGGTTGGAAAACCATATTCTTTTAATAAAAGCAGGGCATCATGTTCTTGAATAACGTGTTGTTTGGTTAATACATCAATAGTTGTATTTGTTTGAGGGGATGTATTTATTTGAGAGGTTGCAGCTTTTTGCTGGCTAACAGATGAATATTGGAAATTCCTAAAATCGAATAAGTGTTTAATGGCTAATAGGGCAGGGCGAGTGCCGGTTAACACAGGTACATTTAATTGGTTTAATCGTTCAGTGGTTTTGCTGCGACGAGAGCCACTAAAATTGGTCATAAATACAATGGGTTTTTTAGTGGTTTTTTGGGCGATTTTTATGGCTTCCACCAGGCCATCAGTTAGAAAATAATTATCACGAATATCCTGGCTGAATAAACCAATGGCTGCATTGGGGTCCTGCATCATTATTGCCAAGGACTCACCAAAAATACGCTCAAAATCTAAACCGGTTCCCCATGGGTCTAACGGGTTATCAGCGGTTTGGCCAAACTCTTGAATCGCTTGCAACTGGGTTTGGGTGGTGTCTTCCATGGTTGCGAAGGGGAGGGAGATGGCTTCAGCTTCATCGGCTAGCAGGTTGCGTTCACCCCCCGAGTCAGCCACGGCCATTAACCCCCCGCTAGCAATAGACGGAAATTGACTAAACAGCAGTAAGCTATTGGCCAGTTCATCCAAGCTCGATACGCGAACCACCCCATAATGATCAAACACTGCTTGCAAGGCATCATCATCGCCAGCCATACCCCCTGAATGGCTCAACGCAAACTGCGCCCCCAGTTCACTGCGACCCACTTTCATTGCGACAACCGGAATACGCTGACTGATTGCTTGCTGCAATGCCTGAATAAATAAAGCCGGTTTACGGATCGTTTCAACATACAAACCAATCACTCGGGTGGTGGGTTGGCTTAAGGCGTAAAGGATAAAGTCTGCTACACAAGTCGTGGTTTCGGCACCAGATGCAATGGCCAAGTTGAATGTAAGCTGTGGGTCGTTATGGGCCAGGGTGCTAAAGACTGAACCAGACTGAGTGATTAAGGCAATATGGCCAGGGGTTGCATCATTGGGTGCTTTAAACCCGCAAACCCGTAGCTGGATATCATGGTTATAAAAGCCCATCGCATTGTGGCCTAGTAAGGGTACTCCAGCGGCCTCGCACTGGGCGGCAATCCGTGTGGCTAATGGTGGTTCTAAATCATCAGCTAATACCGCATTAGCAAATAACACAATGGCTTTAACCCCCGCCTCAATGGCAGTTGCCACCTGCGCTTCTGCTCGATGGGCGGCAATACATAACACGGCTAAGTCCACCGGTTTGCTGATAGCTTGCAGACTTTCATAACAGGGCAAGCCACAGACTTCTGTGTAACGGGGGTTTATGGGGTAAATGTCACCCTTGAAGCCAGATTGTTGAATCATGGCAACCATATCATGACCTAGCCCTGGTTTATTGGAAGCGCCAATTAAACCGATGGATTGGGGGGTGAGTAAGGGATTGAGAGTGGTGGTTATGGTCATGACAGCTTATCCCGTTGGCTATTTGTATTTATTTGCAAACCACTATAGGAGAAGGAATTCACTTGATTTTGCTCTTTTCCGCTTTTAATTTGATATAAACCGTCAAATTTTTAGGAAAAATGAATGTTTGGTGACCCTCCTCATAAGCTGCCCCAACAGGTCAGCTATTTGCTGCTGCCACGCTTTTCCCTGATAGGTTTTTCTTCATTGGTCGACCCATTGCGTTGGGCTAATACCATCAGTGGTAAGGTGCTATATGACTGGAATAATCTAGCAGTCACTGGCACGTCGGTTGAGTCCAGTGATCGGATTGCTGTTCAGGTGGATGGAACAATTAATGATATTGATCACTGCCAAATGCTGATTGTCTGTGCCGGATATGATCCCCAGCACCAGGTAAATCCGGCTCTGATGGGTTGGCTTAGAAGACAAGCCTCTCATGGTGCCCTTATTGGCGCCCAGGATACAGGAAGTTATATTCTGGCCAGTGCCGGATTATTGAATCACTACCGAGCCACCATTCACTGGGAAAACCTGCAAAGCTTTGCTGAGATGTTTCCTCAAGTAAAAGTGGTCAATGATATTTTTGAAATTGATCGAAATCGATTTTCTTGCTCTGGTGGGCTTTCCGGCTTAGATATGATGCTGCATTTGGTGCAATGTCAACATGGTCAGGACTTGGCCTCCGCCATTGCCGAGCAGCTTATTTACAGTCAGCGACGCAGCGCTGAGCACCCCCAGCGGTTATCTCTTCAAGCCCGGCTGGGCACCACTAATCCTAAGTTAATTGCTGCCATTAAAATCATGCGCAGAAATCTAGAAGAGCCATTGAGTATTCCGGCACTGGCGGCTGAAGTGCATATTTCTGATCGGGAGCTGGAACGGCTATTTCGCAAGCATCTGCAGACCACACCGGGTAGCTATTATCGAAATCTCAGGCTAGAACAAGCCAGGTGTTTATTACAACAAACCAGCCGCAGTGTCACCAATATTGCGGTTGCTTGTGGCTTTAGCTCATCAGCTCACTTTTCCCGCAGCTACCTCAGCCGATATGGCATAGCGCCAAGTAAAGACCGGCAGTCATAAATTGACCAATTATTGATAAACCCTGCTTAAAATTGTCATATTTGTCGATTTTAGGCAAGTTATACTCGATTAATATCAATTATCCTTGGGGCGGGCAAGGTAGCTTGATAAATAATAACAACAGCAATGCAACAACAATAACAAGCCAAAATAAAAAAACAGACAAAAAATAACTAGAAGGAATTCGCCTGAGCATGAATAACGATGTCATTATCACCTGTGCAGTCACAGGCTCTGGAGATACCGTAGGAAAACATCCTGCTATTCCTATTACCCCAGCCCAAATCGCCAATGATGCCATTGAAGCTGCTAAAGCCGGTGCGGCGATTGCCCATATCCATGTTCGCGACCCTGCTACCGGTAAGGCATCCCGTGATGTCGCCCTTTATCAGGAAGTCGTAGCTCGGATTAGAGAGCAAAGCACTGATATTGTTATCAACTTAACGGCAGGCATGGGGGGCGATCTTTACCTTGGGCCTGATGAAGCTCCCACTGATTTTTCCGAAAGCACTGATCTGGTCGGGGGAATGGCCAGGCTGCCCCATGTAGAAGCGTTACTGCCAGAAATCTGCACGTTGGATTGTGGCTCCCTCAATTTTGGTGACAGTAATTTAGTGTATGTGGCAACGCCTGAAATGCTTCGGATCGGTGCTCAACGTATCCAAGCCTTGGGGGTGAAGCCTGAGCTGGAAATTTTTGATACTGGTAACCTCTGGTTTGCCTTGCAGCTATTAAAAGAAGAGTTGGTTGATTCGCCACCCTTGTTTCAGCTCTGTCATGGGATTCCCTGGGGGGCGCCCCCAGACATTGGCGTCATGACCGGAATGGTGAATATGTTGCCAGATAATGCTAACTGGACAGCCTTTGCCTTGGGGCGTAATCAAATGCCTTGGGTGGCTCAGTCAATGCTATTAGGTGGCAATGTGCGGGTTGGTTTGGAAGACAACCTGTATTTGGATAAAGGAGTATTTGCCAGTAATGGGCAATTGGTAGAGCGAGCAGCCAATATCGTTACCAGCCTGGGAGGGCGGTTGTTATCACCTGCCGACGCAAGAACCAAGCTAGGGTTGAAGCAACATGGATAAACCTATGACACAGCCCATAGTGAGCCGATTGGAGCCCACTCAAGTCAGTCGGGCAGGAGTGATTGGTACTGGCACCATTGGTGGCGCCTGGGCTTTACACTTTCTAAGAATGGGAATGGATGTCGTTGCTTATGATCCAGGCCCTAATGCCCAACAAAATCTGTTGAATATGGTCGAAGCTATTTGGCCCACCATGAAAGAGCTGGGATTGCGTGAAGGCGCCAGCCCTAAGCGACTGAGTTTTGCCAATAGCATGGAAGAGCTGACTCAACGTGTTCAGGTGATTCAAGAAAGCACCCCAGAAAATTTAACGGCCAAGCGTCAGTTATTTGCTGAACTGGATTCAATAACACCCCCAGATGTCGTGATTATTTCCAGTACCTCTGGTTTTGCCATGACGGATATGCAGGTGAATTGCGAGCATCATCCAGAACGCTTTGTGGTAGGGCATCCGTTTAACCCTCCTTATTTGATTCCTTTCTGTGAAGTGGTGGGGGGAGAACAAACCAGCCCAGATGCGGTTGATTGGACTGCGGCTTTTTATGAATCCATCGAAAAGCAAGTTGCCAAAATGGATAAGGAACTACCAGGGTTTATTGGCAATCGGCTGCAAGAAGCCCTTTGGCGCGAAGCGCTGCATATGGTGGCGAATAACGAATGCAGTGTAGAAGATATCGATAAGTCCATTGCCTATGGGATGGGGTTACGCTGGGCCATTATGGGTCACTGCTTAACTTATCATTTAGGGGGTGGCCAAGGGGGAATGGCCCATTTATTAGATCATTTTGCCCCAGCCTTGAAGGAGCCCTGGACTCGGTTAGAAGCACCTGAACTCACCCCTGCATTGCGTGATGCCATGGTACAAGGCTGCCTAAACCAGGCAGAAGGTCGTTCAATTAATGAACTGGTTAAAGAAAGGGATGACTGTTTAATACGTATTATCAATACGTTAAAAGAATATAAAGCAAACCACGGTATTCAGCGGTAATACGGAATACTAAACAATACCGTTTTTAACTCTATTCATAGAGAAGTTGCGAGAGAATAAATATGAAGTAACAGGATATTCTTCCACCGCTCTATAAGGCCATCCTTGGCCTTTAGAGCTTTGGCTGTTCCCGACAGCCGTTCCAGAATACCCTGTCACTCCATATTCCCTGCTTTATCGACACTCTCAATAACTCTCCATAAGGAGTTGAAACCATAATAACGATAAAAAAAGAGGTTTATCCATGAGGAGTACCAGTAGTGAAGCGACCACGATTGAGTGCCAGAATGTCTGGAAAATCTTTGGTGATCGAGCTGAAGAAGCCTTAACTGCCATCCAAACCCGTGGGTTAACTAAAGAACAGGTCCACGCCGAATTTGATTGTGTAGTAGGGGTTGCAGGCGCCAGTTTTACCGTATCAGAAGGTGAGGTTTTCTGCATTATGGGGCTATCTGGCAGTGGTAAATCAACCCTGGTTCGCCATATTAATCGCCTGATTGAACCCACTGCCGGCAATATCCTGATTGATGATGAAAATATCAGTGAGTTAGATGATGACTCACTGCGGGCAGTGCGCGCAGATAAAATCGGCATGGTATTTCAGCATACCGCATTACTGCCCCATCGCACAGTAAGAGAAAATGTAGCGTTGGGTTTAGAGTTGCGCCATGTGGATGAACAAACCCGGTTACGGATTGCTGAAAAAAAGCTGGCGTTAGTGCAGCTAACAGGCTGGGAAGATCGCATGCCTGCTGAACTGTCTGGGGGGATGCAGCAGCGAGTAGGGTTGGCTCGAGCCATGGCAGCAGACCCACGTATTTTATTAATGGATGAGCCTTTCAGTGCATTAGATCCTTTAATTAGACGTCAGTTGCAGGATCAATTTTTAGCCCTGGCTGAGGTAATGAAAAAAACCACCTTGTTTATTACCCATGATTTAGATGAAGCGATTCGTATTGGTCATCGTATCGCGATTATGAAGGATGGCAAAATTGTTCAAATAGGTACACCAGAAGCCATAGTGACAGCCCCGGTTGATGATTATGTGGCGGATTTTGTTAAAGGTATTTCTCGACTTAAACTGGTGTTTGCTCAATCGATTATGCAGCCGCTTGCTGATTATTTAAACGAATGCAACACTTGTCTTGAACAAATTAATCATTTTCCAACAGCAGCCCAAGATGCGAACTTAAATCAACTAATCGATTTAGCCATTGTCCATGATCATCCAACGCTTATTTGTGATGGAGCAACACCGGTGGGTATTGTAACAAGAAAACAGTTGTTGCGTGGTATACAAGGAGGTGATTAAGCATGGCAAGTATGGGTACAGGTATGGATAGCACGGTAAATGGTCTGGCAACGAATAATAAGACAAAAGAATTGGAACAGTTAAAACAGTTTTTGGTGCATTCTTCCAATTATTATTCACAACAATTTAATCAGCTTGTTCATGGTAAAAAGCTCAGCTTTAATACGGCAGCTGTATTATTTGGGCCACTATGGGCTGCTTATCGCAATATTTGGGTATTATTTTGGATCTTGTCAATCGCTGATGTGATTGGCCTGGTTATCATTGGCCGTAGTGTATGGGGCAGTGAAAAATACCCAGAAGCCAGCCTGATGATGGGTGTATCGGTATTGGTTTTGTTTCGTTTGCTGGGTGGACTTGTCGCTAATCAACTGTATTATGCTTACTTTAAGCGGTGGCGTGTAAACTCTGGCTTGCAGTGTGGCGTCAGTACTAAACGAATTGGCATCGGCTGCCTGCTAATATTGGCTACCTATCCACTGACCATTTATCAATTTACCGCTACACATATTGCCAGTTTTCTTGAAACCTTCCCTACCTCACGAAAAATTGCGGCAAAAACGGCGCTAGCCATTGACCATAGTGTCGATTGGATGATCAGCCAATTTGAGGGCATGTTTGATAATATTACTGCTTGTATTAGAGAAATATTAAATTTTCTTGAGCTGATTTTTATTGGTACACCTTGGCCGGTGATGGCTTTGTTATTACTGTTATTGTCTTGGCGGGCTGCTGGTTGGAAAGTGGTTGCATTTACTGCTGCAGCACTAGCGTATTTAGGCTTTTTTGGGTTTTGGAATAAAGCCATGAGTACCATGGCGTTAGTGGCTGCATCTGTATTTATTTGTTTTATCATAGGTACCCCCTTGGGTGTTTTAGCGGCAAGAAAGCCTCGTTTTAATGCGGTGCTAACACCCATATTGGATTTAATGCAAACCATGCCAAGCTTTGTTTATTTAATACCGGCCATTGCCTTTTTTTCCATTGGTAAACCGCCTGCCGTATTAGCAACGGTTATTTTTGCCATGCCCCCTATGATTCGACTAACCACGTTAGGCATAAAACAGGTGCCGGAGTCAGTGATTGAAACCATGTTAGCGTTTGGTGCAACCTCGCGACAAATTCTATTTAAAGCAGAATTACCTTTGGCTGTCCCTTCCATTATGACGGGTATCAATCAAAGCATCATGATGAGCTTGTCAATGGTGGTGGTGGCTGCCTTGATAGGAGCGGGAGGGTTAGGGTATGACGTACTGTTTTCATTGCAGCATTTAGAGGCGGGCAAAGGTTTATTAGCCGGTATTGCCATTGTGCTATGTGCAATGATACTGGACAGGATTGTTCAAGGAAAAAGAAAATAGGACACCTCTAAAGAAAAAATCACTATTTTTAGAGGCATCCTATAGATGTTCTTCGTGAATGATTTTAATTAGAACAATAAAAAAGAGGTAGTAATAATAATGAGTAAAATAATAAAAAAACTAGGGTTAGCCACTGTGTTTACCTTCGGGATTACCCAGGTTGCTGCAGCTAAAGATACCATTGTGATTGGTGAAGTGAGCTGGGATGCTTCTTTGGCTATTGAACAGGTATTGAAACAGGTCATGGAAAAGCATTTGGATGTTAACGTAAAAATAGTGGCTACTGATCAATCTGCGATTTGGGCAGCGATGGACAAAGGTAAAGGGAGTATTGATGTTCACCCTGATGTGTGGACATCCTCTCAAGCGGAGCCTTGGACAAAGTTTGTGGTGAAAGGAGGCAAAGAGTCGGTATTGGCTAATCAAAAACCGTATATGGGAACAGAAGGTTTATTTATTCCTGGCTATATCCAAGACAAGTATGGGGTAAAATCCGTTTATGACTTAGCCAAGCCTGAAATCGCTAAATTATTTGACCAAGACGGGGATGGCAAAGGAGATTTTTGGCCTGGTGCGCCAGGCTGGGGAATTGTTAAAGTCAATCAAGTCAAAGCGAAAAGCTATGGATTTGATCAATATTTTAAAGCCTTTCATGTGTCTGATGCTATTCTAAGGGCGCAACTTAAAACAGCCTTTCGTAAGAAAACCGGGATTTTATTTTATTCCTGGACGCCTGACTGGATTCACAAGGCATATGATTTACGAAAATTAGAAGAGCCAACATTTACTGGTTATGCTAGTAAAGATAAACAACAAGATCCTAACTATAACCCAGATGGCTGCTGGAATATGGTAAAAGGGGATGAATGGTTGGAGAAGAGTGCTATTACCTGTGATTGGCCAGAAACGAAAGTCTATTTAGCTTACTCAAAATCGTTACTAAGCCGAAATATTCAAGTAGCCCAGTTTTTAAATAATGTGTCTTTTACAACGGATGACATTAGCCAGTGGATATATCAGATTGCTCAAGAAAAAGAAGCCCCTGAAGATGTCGCTGAAGAGTGGATTAACAATAACCAAGCTGTTGTTAAGCAATGGTTAAATCAGTCATAAACCCTTATATCCATACCCTCTAGAGTAACTCTGCTGAGGGAGAGCAAGATACTTCCCTCAGTTGCTAAAGCGGTATTTATCTTTAATTTTTGCTAGATCTCCGTTTGCTTGTAACTTGATCATACCTTCTGTTATTAACCTGGCATAGTGTTTAGAAGAAGGTAGCACTGGAGAAAAAGCTATAGACATGCCGCCTGTTTTTAAACAACCTGCCATTTTAAGCTTATATGTCAGCTGGTGTGTTTGTATTGTATGGCTAATCACATAGGGACTATCGATAATAGCATCAACACGCTTTGTAGCTAGCTTTTGAATATTTCTTAGTAATGCTCCACGGTCATCACCTTTTAACACTTGAATAAAGTGGCTATTCGTATTTTGTTTTATATATTGGTCTACCTCACCACCATCATCGTAAGGGTAATCCTGTACAATGCCTAAGCGAATGTTTTCTAAGCTGTTGACGTTTATATATTGCCAG is part of the Spartinivicinus poritis genome and harbors:
- a CDS encoding glycine betaine ABC transporter substrate-binding protein, whose translation is MSKIIKKLGLATVFTFGITQVAAAKDTIVIGEVSWDASLAIEQVLKQVMEKHLDVNVKIVATDQSAIWAAMDKGKGSIDVHPDVWTSSQAEPWTKFVVKGGKESVLANQKPYMGTEGLFIPGYIQDKYGVKSVYDLAKPEIAKLFDQDGDGKGDFWPGAPGWGIVKVNQVKAKSYGFDQYFKAFHVSDAILRAQLKTAFRKKTGILFYSWTPDWIHKAYDLRKLEEPTFTGYASKDKQQDPNYNPDGCWNMVKGDEWLEKSAITCDWPETKVYLAYSKSLLSRNIQVAQFLNNVSFTTDDISQWIYQIAQEKEAPEDVAEEWINNNQAVVKQWLNQS
- a CDS encoding substrate-binding periplasmic protein, giving the protein MSDVIIVAGNGWCPYICVDPSTEEGFAEKPGIFSEVVIRILADHGYSLKLASMPWSRAILETRNGKYNAVFGSSKSITPDFIFPTIPQVTYNMCFHIRGNSTWQYINVNSLENIRLGIVQDYPYDDGGEVDQYIKQNTNSHFIQVLKGDDRGALLRNIQKLATKRVDAIIDSPYVISHTIQTHQLTYKLKMAGCLKTGGMSIAFSPVLPSSKHYARLITEGMIKLQANGDLAKIKDKYRFSN